In the Perca flavescens isolate YP-PL-M2 chromosome 20, PFLA_1.0, whole genome shotgun sequence genome, one interval contains:
- the grhl1 gene encoding grainyhead-like protein 1 homolog isoform X2 yields MSQEHDNKRAVLVLQNEPGYGGQRRSFTTEDEAWKSFLENPLTAATKAMMSINGDEDSAAALGLLYDYYKVPREKRTITQSKPETLVCDVDPNKRHQLQSGHTMAPHQDGSMENRIQVLKGPFNILQLAQDKRAQFPSPDTTVTVSIAAMPNYPSVKTEVPTHGFSVTVPNNCAETDGHVFSFPGDLQLRMASMSPRDYNQFNPVQGNNFEYTLEASKSLRQKTGDGTMTYLNKGQFYPITLREVDNKGMQQPITKVRSVVMVVFGEEKCRDDQLKHWKYWHSRQHTAKQRCLDIADYKESFNTIGNIEEISYNAISFTWDTNEEAKIFISVNCLSTDFSSQKGVKGLPLNLQIDTYSYNNRSNKPIHRAYCQIKVFCDKGAERKIRDEERKQSRRKGKVTELNSGLPYVDVKIPVLQKRNDVTIFKMMNDHETQPVLFIPDIHFSTFQRHPYQTEDGEESSGMKRLPFSDDEFGSPPNKMAREEAKKVLLYVRRETEEVFDALMLKNPTLKGLVEAISEKYELPLEKVEKVYKKCKKGILVHMDDNIIKHYSNEDTFQITMEEMGGMFKLTLTEI; encoded by the exons ATGTCACAGGAGCATGACAA TAAGCGTGCGGTCCTGGTTCTCCAGAACGAGCCAGGCTATGGCGGCCAGCGTCGCTCCTTCACCACAGAAGATGAAGCCTGGAAATCCTTTCTGGAGAACCCGCTGACGGCTGCCACCAAGGCCATGATGAGCATAAACGGAGATGAGGATAGCGCAGCAGCTCTTGGCCTGCTCTACGACTACTATAAG GTGCCCAGGGAAAAGAGAACAATAACCCAGAGCAAGCCAGAAACCCTGGTCTGTGATGTGGATCCTAACAAAAG ACACCAGCTCCAGTCTGGACACACCATGGCTCCTCATCAGGACGGCAGTATGGAGAACAGGATCCAGGTCCTTAAGGGGCCCTTCAATATTCTTCAGCTGGCCCAGGACAAGAGGGCCCAGTTTCCCTCACCAG ACACGACCGTCACTGTTTCTATTGCCGCCATGCCAAACTACCCATCCGTCAAGACAGAGGTGCCTACCCATGGCTTCTCAGTGACCGTGCCAAACAACTGTGCCGAAACTGATGGCCAT GTGTTTTCCTTCCCAGGGGATCTCCAGTTACGTATGGCCTCCATGTCGCCTCGGGACTACAATCAGTTTAACCCCGTGCAGGG GAATAACTTTGAGTACACTCTTGAGGCGTCCAAGTCTCTGCGTCAGAAGACCGGTGACGGGACAATGACGTACCTCAACAAGGGCCAGTTTTACCCGATCACCCTCAGGGAGGTTGACAACAAAGGCATGCAGCAACCCATCACCAAAGTCAGG AGTGTAGTGATGGTGGTGTTTGGAGAGGAGAAGTGCAGAGATGATCAGCTGAAGCACTGGAAGTACTGGCACTCTAGACAGCACACTGCCAAACAGAGGTGTCTGGACATTG cTGACTATAAGGAGAGCTTCAACACCATTGGCAACATCGAGGAGATTTCCTATAACGCCATTTCCTTCACCTGGGACACCAATGAGGAGGCCAAA ATCTTCATCTCCGTCAACTGTCTGAGCACCGACTTCTCTTCCCAGAAGGGCGTGAAGGGTCTTCCTCTGAACCTGCAGATCGACACCTACAGCTACAACAACCGCAGCAACAAGCCCATCCACCGCGCCTACTGCCAGATCAAAGTCTTCTGTGACAAGGGAGCCGAGAGGAAGATCCGAGACGAGGAGAGGAAGCAGTCCCGCCGGAAAGGGAAGGTCACGGAGCTCAACTCTGGCCTGCCCT ATGTGGATGTCAAAATTCCCGTCCTTCAGAAACGCAACGATGTGACCATCTTCAAAATGATGAATGACCACGAGACCCAGCCTGTCCTTTTCATACCTGACATTCACTTCTCTACCTTCCAGCGCCAT CCTTACCAGACAGAAGATGGAGAGGAGAG CTCGGGCATGAAGCGATTACCCTTCAGTGATGATGAGTTCGGTTCACCCCCAAACAAAATGGCAAGAGAGGAAGCAAAGAaag TACTGCTGTACGTGCGCAGGGAGACGGAGGAGGTGTTTGATGCCCTCATGCTGAAGAATCCCACGCTGAAAGGCCTGGTGGAAGCT ATTTCAGAAAAGTATGAATTACCTTTGGAGAAGGTTGAAAAGGTCTATAAGAAGTGCAAGAAAGG GATCCTAGTCCACATGGACGACAACATCATCAAACATTACTCCAACGAAGACACCTTCCAGATCACCATGGAGGAGATGGGTGGCATGTTCAAACTCACGCTCACTGAAATCTGA
- the grhl1 gene encoding grainyhead-like protein 1 homolog isoform X1 yields the protein MSQEHDNKRAVLVLQNEPGYGGQRRSFTTEDEAWKSFLENPLTAATKAMMSINGDEDSAAALGLLYDYYKVPREKRTITQSKPETLVCDVDPNKRHQLQSGHTMAPHQDGSMENRIQVLKGPFNILQLAQDKRAQFPSPDTTVTVSIAAMPNYPSVKTEVPTHGFSVTVPNNCAETDGHVSVFERQLTHNTVQFSPNTQSRTPPDSTFSESYKDGSQEVFSFPGDLQLRMASMSPRDYNQFNPVQGNNFEYTLEASKSLRQKTGDGTMTYLNKGQFYPITLREVDNKGMQQPITKVRSVVMVVFGEEKCRDDQLKHWKYWHSRQHTAKQRCLDIADYKESFNTIGNIEEISYNAISFTWDTNEEAKIFISVNCLSTDFSSQKGVKGLPLNLQIDTYSYNNRSNKPIHRAYCQIKVFCDKGAERKIRDEERKQSRRKGKVTELNSGLPYVDVKIPVLQKRNDVTIFKMMNDHETQPVLFIPDIHFSTFQRHPYQTEDGEESSGMKRLPFSDDEFGSPPNKMAREEAKKVLLYVRRETEEVFDALMLKNPTLKGLVEAISEKYELPLEKVEKVYKKCKKGILVHMDDNIIKHYSNEDTFQITMEEMGGMFKLTLTEI from the exons ATGTCACAGGAGCATGACAA TAAGCGTGCGGTCCTGGTTCTCCAGAACGAGCCAGGCTATGGCGGCCAGCGTCGCTCCTTCACCACAGAAGATGAAGCCTGGAAATCCTTTCTGGAGAACCCGCTGACGGCTGCCACCAAGGCCATGATGAGCATAAACGGAGATGAGGATAGCGCAGCAGCTCTTGGCCTGCTCTACGACTACTATAAG GTGCCCAGGGAAAAGAGAACAATAACCCAGAGCAAGCCAGAAACCCTGGTCTGTGATGTGGATCCTAACAAAAG ACACCAGCTCCAGTCTGGACACACCATGGCTCCTCATCAGGACGGCAGTATGGAGAACAGGATCCAGGTCCTTAAGGGGCCCTTCAATATTCTTCAGCTGGCCCAGGACAAGAGGGCCCAGTTTCCCTCACCAG ACACGACCGTCACTGTTTCTATTGCCGCCATGCCAAACTACCCATCCGTCAAGACAGAGGTGCCTACCCATGGCTTCTCAGTGACCGTGCCAAACAACTGTGCCGAAACTGATGGCCATGTGAGTGTCTTTGAACGCCAGCTCACCCACAACACGGTCCAGTTCAGCCCCAACACCCAGTCACGCACGCCCCCCGACTCCACCTTCTCTGAGAGTTACAAGGATGGTTCCCAGGAG GTGTTTTCCTTCCCAGGGGATCTCCAGTTACGTATGGCCTCCATGTCGCCTCGGGACTACAATCAGTTTAACCCCGTGCAGGG GAATAACTTTGAGTACACTCTTGAGGCGTCCAAGTCTCTGCGTCAGAAGACCGGTGACGGGACAATGACGTACCTCAACAAGGGCCAGTTTTACCCGATCACCCTCAGGGAGGTTGACAACAAAGGCATGCAGCAACCCATCACCAAAGTCAGG AGTGTAGTGATGGTGGTGTTTGGAGAGGAGAAGTGCAGAGATGATCAGCTGAAGCACTGGAAGTACTGGCACTCTAGACAGCACACTGCCAAACAGAGGTGTCTGGACATTG cTGACTATAAGGAGAGCTTCAACACCATTGGCAACATCGAGGAGATTTCCTATAACGCCATTTCCTTCACCTGGGACACCAATGAGGAGGCCAAA ATCTTCATCTCCGTCAACTGTCTGAGCACCGACTTCTCTTCCCAGAAGGGCGTGAAGGGTCTTCCTCTGAACCTGCAGATCGACACCTACAGCTACAACAACCGCAGCAACAAGCCCATCCACCGCGCCTACTGCCAGATCAAAGTCTTCTGTGACAAGGGAGCCGAGAGGAAGATCCGAGACGAGGAGAGGAAGCAGTCCCGCCGGAAAGGGAAGGTCACGGAGCTCAACTCTGGCCTGCCCT ATGTGGATGTCAAAATTCCCGTCCTTCAGAAACGCAACGATGTGACCATCTTCAAAATGATGAATGACCACGAGACCCAGCCTGTCCTTTTCATACCTGACATTCACTTCTCTACCTTCCAGCGCCAT CCTTACCAGACAGAAGATGGAGAGGAGAG CTCGGGCATGAAGCGATTACCCTTCAGTGATGATGAGTTCGGTTCACCCCCAAACAAAATGGCAAGAGAGGAAGCAAAGAaag TACTGCTGTACGTGCGCAGGGAGACGGAGGAGGTGTTTGATGCCCTCATGCTGAAGAATCCCACGCTGAAAGGCCTGGTGGAAGCT ATTTCAGAAAAGTATGAATTACCTTTGGAGAAGGTTGAAAAGGTCTATAAGAAGTGCAAGAAAGG GATCCTAGTCCACATGGACGACAACATCATCAAACATTACTCCAACGAAGACACCTTCCAGATCACCATGGAGGAGATGGGTGGCATGTTCAAACTCACGCTCACTGAAATCTGA